In Mucilaginibacter celer, one DNA window encodes the following:
- a CDS encoding 2-oxoglutarate dehydrogenase E1 component: MDRFNYINSGNAAYISSLYEQYKQEPESVDYGWQKFFEGFDFGKDTEASAAIQPGVVGEATPDHFLKEISVLNMIDGYRSRGHLFSKTNPVRERRHYFPGKDLETFGLTDADLDTVFNAGVEVGLGAAKLRDIRQLLEDTYCRAIGTEYKYIRNPIKVKWFEERMESRRNTPSFTVDEKKEMLSKLNEAVTFENFLGTKFLGQKRFSLEGAEALIPSMDSVIKNGADLGIEEFIIGMAHRGRLNVLTNIMEKTYKEVFSEFEGKNYDSESPFGGDVKYHLGFSTDVQTKSGKKVHLSLCPNPSHLEAVDPVVEGITRSKIDFKYGGDHSKIAPILIHGDASIAGQGIVYEVLQMEKLDGYRTGGTIHLVINNQIGFTTNYKDARSSTYCTDVAKTVLSPVFHVNGDDVEALAYVVNLAMEYRQVFNEDVFIDILCYRRYGHNEADEPKFTQPLLYKAIEAHPNPLKIYNQKLIDEGSINAEFLKGMEKAFRDELQQKLDEVKSEERFTDTIAMFEGAWSGLHLASHKELVKPIDTSVPEETLLEIGNKLTVLPKDKQFFKKIEKLFEDRSAMVNNTKVFDWAMGELLAYGTLLKEGYPVRLSGEDVKRGTFSHRHAVLTLVDSEEEFTPLADINPEAKLSIYNSLLSEYGVLGFEYGYALANPNALTIWEAQFGDFFNGAQIIVDQYIASAETKWQRGNGLVMLLPHGYEGQGPEHSSARVERFLELCADDNIQVANCTTPANFFHILRRQMHRDFRKPLIIFTPKSLLRSPKCVSPLEDFTGGKFHELIDDTYADPKKVKRVLLCTGKVYYDLLDKQQADKRKDVAIVRIEQLYPTPVTQILKVKAKYEKATEFIWVQEEPENMGAWPYICRKFHNDKLINLSVISRIEGSSTATGFAKQHAAQQLYIVSKAFEAPAGKVVKESVKKTTKKMADAGAD; this comes from the coding sequence ATGGATCGTTTCAATTATATCAATAGCGGTAACGCTGCCTACATATCTTCCCTATATGAACAGTACAAACAGGAGCCGGAATCAGTAGATTACGGATGGCAAAAATTTTTTGAAGGCTTTGATTTTGGTAAGGATACCGAAGCATCGGCCGCGATACAGCCAGGCGTTGTTGGTGAAGCTACTCCCGATCATTTCCTGAAAGAAATTAGCGTTTTAAATATGATTGACGGCTACCGGTCGCGCGGGCATTTGTTTTCAAAAACAAACCCGGTGCGTGAGCGCCGTCATTATTTCCCGGGTAAAGATCTGGAAACTTTCGGTTTGACCGATGCCGATCTGGATACCGTTTTTAACGCGGGCGTTGAGGTTGGTTTGGGTGCTGCCAAACTGCGCGATATTCGCCAGTTGCTGGAAGATACCTATTGCCGTGCCATTGGTACCGAGTATAAATACATCCGTAACCCTATAAAAGTTAAATGGTTTGAAGAGCGGATGGAAAGCCGCCGCAATACACCATCGTTCACGGTTGATGAGAAAAAAGAAATGCTCAGCAAGCTGAACGAGGCCGTAACTTTCGAAAACTTTTTGGGTACCAAATTTTTGGGACAGAAACGTTTCTCGTTAGAAGGTGCCGAGGCCTTGATCCCATCGATGGATTCGGTTATTAAAAATGGTGCTGATCTGGGTATCGAAGAGTTTATCATCGGTATGGCTCACCGTGGCAGATTGAACGTATTGACTAATATTATGGAGAAAACCTATAAAGAGGTATTCTCTGAGTTTGAAGGTAAAAATTACGATTCGGAATCACCATTTGGTGGCGACGTGAAATATCACTTGGGTTTCTCAACCGATGTGCAAACCAAAAGCGGCAAAAAAGTTCACCTGAGCCTTTGCCCCAACCCATCGCACCTTGAGGCTGTTGACCCGGTTGTAGAAGGTATCACCCGCTCAAAAATCGACTTTAAATATGGCGGCGACCATTCAAAAATCGCCCCGATCCTGATTCATGGTGATGCTTCAATTGCCGGTCAGGGTATTGTGTACGAAGTTTTGCAGATGGAAAAACTGGATGGCTACCGCACAGGCGGCACCATTCACCTGGTTATTAACAACCAGATAGGTTTTACCACCAACTATAAAGATGCCCGTTCAAGTACTTACTGTACCGATGTGGCTAAAACTGTGCTTTCGCCGGTATTCCACGTAAATGGCGACGACGTTGAGGCTTTGGCCTATGTGGTTAACCTGGCTATGGAATACAGGCAGGTATTTAATGAGGATGTGTTTATCGATATTCTTTGCTACCGTAGATACGGACATAACGAGGCGGATGAGCCTAAATTTACCCAGCCGTTGTTGTACAAAGCCATCGAAGCGCATCCTAACCCGTTAAAAATTTACAACCAGAAACTGATTGACGAAGGCAGCATTAATGCCGAGTTTTTAAAAGGCATGGAAAAAGCCTTCCGCGATGAATTGCAGCAAAAACTGGACGAAGTAAAATCGGAAGAAAGGTTTACCGATACCATCGCCATGTTTGAAGGTGCCTGGAGCGGTTTGCACTTAGCCAGCCACAAAGAATTGGTGAAACCTATTGATACCTCGGTACCTGAAGAAACTTTGTTGGAAATAGGTAATAAACTAACTGTGTTGCCGAAAGATAAACAGTTTTTTAAAAAAATTGAGAAACTGTTTGAAGACCGCAGCGCCATGGTAAACAATACTAAAGTGTTTGACTGGGCCATGGGCGAGTTGCTGGCTTACGGTACTTTACTAAAAGAAGGCTATCCGGTAAGGTTAAGCGGCGAAGATGTTAAACGCGGTACTTTCTCGCACCGTCACGCGGTGTTGACCTTGGTTGATTCGGAAGAAGAGTTTACTCCATTGGCTGATATCAATCCTGAAGCTAAGCTGAGTATTTATAATTCACTGCTATCCGAATATGGCGTTTTAGGTTTTGAATACGGTTATGCCCTTGCAAATCCTAATGCTTTGACTATATGGGAAGCTCAATTTGGCGATTTCTTTAACGGTGCCCAGATCATAGTTGACCAGTACATTGCCAGCGCCGAAACAAAATGGCAGCGTGGTAACGGCCTGGTTATGTTATTGCCTCACGGTTACGAAGGCCAGGGCCCAGAGCACTCATCGGCCCGTGTGGAGCGTTTCCTGGAGCTTTGTGCCGATGATAATATCCAGGTGGCTAACTGTACTACGCCTGCAAACTTCTTCCATATTTTAAGGAGGCAGATGCACCGCGATTTCCGTAAGCCGTTAATCATCTTTACACCGAAAAGCTTGTTGCGCAGCCCTAAATGCGTATCGCCGCTTGAAGATTTTACCGGTGGCAAATTCCACGAACTGATTGATGATACTTACGCCGATCCTAAAAAAGTAAAACGTGTACTGCTTTGCACAGGTAAGGTTTATTATGACCTGCTTGATAAACAGCAGGCTGATAAACGTAAGGATGTAGCCATTGTACGTATTGAACAATTATACCCAACCCCGGTTACACAGATATTGAAAGTTAAGGCTAAGTACGAAAAAGCTACCGAATTTATCTGGGTACAGGAAGAGCCCGAAAATATGGGCGCATGGCCATACATTTGCCGCAAATTCCATAACGATAAACTGATTAACCTGAGCGTGATCTCGAGGATTGAAGGCAGCAGTACCGCCACCGGCTTTGCCAAACAGCATGCCGCGCAGCAATTGTATATTGTATCGAAAGCATTTGAGGCGCCTGCGGGCAAAGTAGTTAAGGAATCGGTTAAAAAAACAACAAAAAAAATGGCTGATGCCGGTGCTGATTGA
- a CDS encoding type II toxin-antitoxin system VapC family toxin gives MATLAEKPNLITKFYRKRIFLDTAPLIYFIEGHSTYQDKLLECFSANDNGEFIFITSSITLLEVLVKPMKEKKSKLVSQYKNILLNADGIQIFEISNEIAEKAAQLRSQYSLRTPDALQIAIALIHGADYFFTNDHRLSTITEIDIVTLLDL, from the coding sequence ATGGCAACATTAGCAGAAAAACCAAACTTGATAACAAAGTTTTATCGCAAGCGAATTTTTCTTGACACAGCTCCTTTAATTTACTTTATTGAGGGGCATTCAACTTATCAAGATAAATTACTCGAATGCTTCTCCGCAAACGATAATGGTGAATTTATTTTTATCACCTCGTCAATCACTCTTTTAGAAGTATTAGTCAAACCTATGAAGGAGAAGAAGTCCAAATTGGTTTCACAATACAAAAACATCCTTTTAAACGCAGACGGAATCCAGATTTTCGAAATATCAAACGAAATAGCTGAAAAAGCAGCTCAATTAAGATCGCAATATAGCCTTAGAACGCCAGATGCTTTACAAATAGCTATAGCACTGATACATGGAGCAGATTATTTCTTCACCAACGATCACAGATTAAGCACCATAACTGAGATTGACATAGTTACATTACTTGATCTCTAA
- a CDS encoding DASH family cryptochrome: MSDKTILVWFRNDLRIHDNEILLEAVRKADKVLPVYCFDPYYFQLTETGAHKTGNFRARFLLEAVADLRKNLQGFGAELIIRIGTPAEVIPQLAEEYHVSEVYHHREVAYEETNISEQVEAALWKMRLNLKHFIGHTMYHKEDLPFPIKDIPDSFAVFKKKVERDSSVRPVVPTPDHISVPEIADAGELPTLQQLGLTDPIDDPRATDYFQGGETAALVQLHKSLSIVDGFTKQKGRNASDCSTKLSPWISIGCISPRQVYWEIQKYGNNGNLLKLELLWRDYFRFMFKKHGQKFISARNQAAELAADQDVLFDKWKLGETGVPLIDAAMHELNATGYISNQNRQVVADYLVNTLKGDWTKGAAYFEEKLIDYSPASNWGNWAFIAGVNDAKESKYTIATKLPKELEAKTDFVNTWQPSSIDEAGDLVEA; encoded by the coding sequence ATGAGTGATAAAACTATTCTGGTTTGGTTTAGGAATGACTTGCGTATTCATGATAACGAAATTTTGTTAGAAGCCGTACGCAAGGCTGATAAAGTACTGCCGGTTTATTGTTTTGATCCTTATTATTTTCAACTTACCGAAACAGGTGCTCACAAAACAGGGAATTTCAGGGCGAGGTTTTTATTGGAGGCTGTTGCCGATCTGCGTAAAAACTTACAGGGCTTTGGTGCCGAACTTATTATCAGGATAGGTACCCCTGCCGAAGTGATTCCACAGCTTGCCGAAGAATACCATGTAAGCGAGGTGTACCATCACCGCGAAGTAGCTTACGAGGAAACCAACATTTCCGAACAGGTTGAAGCCGCCCTCTGGAAAATGAGGCTTAACCTCAAGCATTTCATCGGGCATACCATGTATCATAAGGAAGATCTTCCTTTTCCGATTAAGGATATTCCCGATAGTTTCGCAGTATTTAAAAAGAAAGTGGAGCGCGATAGCAGCGTACGCCCGGTAGTGCCTACGCCCGACCACATCAGTGTGCCCGAAATTGCCGATGCCGGCGAACTGCCTACTTTGCAACAACTCGGCTTAACTGATCCTATCGACGACCCTCGTGCTACAGATTACTTTCAGGGCGGTGAAACGGCGGCTTTGGTTCAACTGCATAAAAGCCTGTCGATCGTTGATGGTTTTACAAAACAGAAGGGGCGTAATGCCAGCGATTGTTCAACCAAACTTTCGCCGTGGATTTCGATAGGCTGCATTTCGCCGAGGCAGGTTTACTGGGAAATTCAGAAATACGGCAACAACGGTAATTTGTTAAAGCTTGAATTGCTTTGGAGGGATTACTTCAGGTTTATGTTTAAAAAGCATGGGCAAAAGTTTATCAGTGCCAGGAACCAGGCAGCGGAATTGGCCGCTGACCAGGATGTACTATTTGATAAATGGAAACTCGGCGAAACAGGCGTGCCGCTCATCGATGCCGCTATGCACGAACTCAATGCCACCGGCTACATCAGCAATCAAAACCGCCAGGTAGTAGCCGACTATTTAGTAAATACTCTCAAAGGCGATTGGACAAAAGGTGCTGCTTATTTTGAAGAAAAGCTGATCGACTATTCACCAGCAAGCAACTGGGGCAACTGGGCTTTTATTGCCGGGGTTAATGATGCTAAAGAAAGCAAGTACACTATTGCTACCAAACTCCCTAAAGAGTTGGAGGCTAAAACAGACTTTGTGAATACCTGGCAACCATCATCCATCGATGAGGCAGGGGATTTGGTAGAGGCTTAA
- a CDS encoding 5'-nucleotidase, lipoprotein e(P4) family, producing the protein MKKSYSYLLSGLLLFAACSPVKKTAGSNTSISNDGKVWASLWQQRAAEYKALCFQAYNIAKLRVDEGIKKTGDKPWAVVTDIDETVLDNSPYDAHRALQNLDYSDTTWKQWTDKAIADTVPGAPAFFKYAASKGVTIFYVTNRNENERATTLKNLQLYGLPNADDAHLQLKTTLSSKEARRMNVLKTHNILLLCGDNLPDFDLLYDNHPSEESRVATTQKLMKEFGDRYIVLPNPSYGDFEGALFQFNYKLTQAQKDSVIKAKIKADQ; encoded by the coding sequence ATGAAAAAAAGTTATAGCTATCTGTTATCAGGCCTGTTATTATTCGCAGCCTGTTCGCCCGTAAAAAAAACTGCAGGTTCAAATACCAGCATCTCTAATGACGGTAAAGTTTGGGCTTCACTGTGGCAACAGCGTGCCGCCGAATACAAGGCATTGTGTTTTCAGGCCTATAACATTGCTAAGCTCAGGGTTGATGAAGGGATTAAAAAAACAGGCGATAAGCCCTGGGCAGTAGTTACGGATATTGACGAAACCGTTTTAGATAACAGCCCCTACGACGCCCACCGCGCCCTGCAAAATCTTGATTACAGCGACACCACCTGGAAGCAATGGACTGATAAGGCCATCGCCGATACCGTGCCCGGCGCCCCGGCCTTTTTTAAATACGCCGCATCAAAAGGCGTCACCATTTTCTATGTTACTAACCGTAACGAAAATGAGCGTGCAACAACTTTGAAAAATCTACAGTTGTACGGTTTACCTAATGCTGATGATGCGCATTTGCAGTTGAAAACTACATTATCAAGCAAGGAAGCCCGCCGCATGAATGTTTTGAAAACACATAATATATTGTTGCTTTGTGGCGATAACCTACCCGATTTTGATTTGTTGTATGATAATCACCCATCCGAGGAAAGTCGTGTTGCTACAACTCAAAAACTGATGAAGGAATTTGGCGATCGTTATATCGTACTGCCTAACCCATCGTATGGCGATTTTGAGGGAGCGCTTTTTCAGTTTAATTACAAGCTAACGCAGGCTCAAAAGGATTCTGTAATAAAAGCGAAGATCAAGGCAGATCAATAG
- the msrA gene encoding peptide-methionine (S)-S-oxide reductase MsrA: protein MNIQKITFGNGCFWCTEAVFQALNGVTSVTSGYMGGKVLNPTYEQVCTGATGHAEVIHLEYDADKLSLDELLLVFFKTHDPTTLNRQGNDVGTQYRSAIFYYNDEQKQAAEAMIKTLTDEHVFDSPIVTEITPASTFYPAENYHQNYFNDNYNKPYCAFVIQPKLNKFAREFKDKIKPELL, encoded by the coding sequence ATGAACATTCAGAAAATAACATTTGGCAACGGTTGCTTTTGGTGCACCGAAGCCGTTTTCCAGGCCCTTAATGGTGTAACATCAGTAACGTCGGGTTATATGGGCGGTAAGGTTTTAAACCCAACATATGAACAGGTTTGTACAGGTGCCACCGGTCATGCCGAGGTAATTCACCTGGAATACGATGCCGATAAATTATCGTTGGATGAGCTGCTGTTGGTTTTCTTTAAAACCCACGATCCAACTACGCTTAACCGCCAGGGTAATGATGTGGGCACACAATACCGTTCGGCTATATTTTATTATAACGATGAGCAAAAACAAGCTGCCGAAGCGATGATCAAAACACTAACCGACGAGCATGTTTTTGACAGCCCGATAGTAACCGAGATAACCCCGGCCAGCACATTTTATCCTGCTGAGAATTATCACCAGAACTATTTTAACGATAACTATAACAAGCCCTATTGCGCATTTGTTATCCAGCCGAAACTCAATAAATTTGCCAGGGAGTTTAAGGATAAAATAAAACCAGAGTTGTTATAA
- a CDS encoding DoxX family membrane protein has protein sequence MKIAVLIARVLLGLVFVVFGLNFFFQFLHMAQPPMSDKAQAFSGGLWGSGYFFQYMKVIEIVAGLFLIINRYTALFTLILLPISLNIFLFHAILAPAGLPIGLAVIVLQMFLLFAYRKNYASLFEPTPAV, from the coding sequence ATGAAAATTGCAGTATTAATTGCCCGCGTTTTGCTGGGGCTGGTGTTTGTGGTGTTTGGTTTAAATTTCTTTTTCCAGTTTTTGCACATGGCCCAACCACCCATGAGCGATAAAGCACAGGCTTTTAGCGGCGGACTGTGGGGTTCGGGCTACTTTTTTCAGTATATGAAGGTAATTGAAATAGTTGCCGGTCTGTTTTTAATCATTAACCGTTACACGGCGTTATTTACGCTGATTTTACTGCCTATTTCGCTTAATATATTCCTGTTCCATGCCATTTTGGCACCGGCCGGTTTGCCAATTGGTTTGGCGGTGATTGTGTTACAGATGTTTTTGTTGTTTGCCTACCGGAAGAACTACGCAAGCTTGTTTGAGCCAACACCGGCAGTATAA
- a CDS encoding M1 family metallopeptidase translates to MNKSYPALLSCCIMASSAWAQYNNNPGSNHGNKFEQLGTMVSTPNEYRTASGAPGPKYWQQKADYDISATLDDNKQRLDGVETITYTNNSPDPLTYLWLQLDENEHKKDAESARFDESKMQSKMSIRQIQAIMGHNLDLGNHIVSVKDGAGNNLTYTINQTMMRIELPTTLAPGAKFKFKINWWYNISDRLTIGGRGGYEYFPEDDNYLYTMTQWYPRMAVYSDFQGWQNKQFIGRGEFALTFGDYKVSMNVPADHVVGGTGQCSNYAQTLTPAQFKRWTAAQSASQPTEVVTLDEVKDAMKKHSTARKTWTFHAENVRDFAWVSSRRIVWDAMSTQIDGGKKVMAMSYYGPEAYPLYRKYSTKVVAHTLKTYSKHTFPYPYPVAISVEASNGMEYPMICFNYGRAEKDGTYSEATKNGMIGVIIHEVGHNFFPMIVNSDERQWTWMDEGLNTFCQYMAEQEWDSRYPSQRGPAYKIVDYMKMPKDMLEPIMTNSENIVMFGPNAYAKPATALNVLRETVMGRELFDYAFKTYAHRWAFKHPTPADFFRTMEDASAVDLDWFWRGWFYGTDPVDVSIDSVKYYRLNTKNPALEADADRAQFDRNLENISTTRNKEAGTRFAVEADTALQDFYSKWDRFAATPATTQSYQAMYNALSPAEKKLYDSKNYFYEVSFTNKGGLVTPLLIEWTYADGTKEQEKISAYIWRKNENKITKVFAKSKEVKSIKLDPYRETADIDESNNSWPREYAPSRFELFKQQTLPRGATSGANPMQEARKGGQ, encoded by the coding sequence ATGAATAAATCTTACCCCGCTTTGCTTTCTTGCTGCATCATGGCCTCATCGGCCTGGGCGCAGTACAATAACAACCCTGGCTCAAACCACGGTAATAAGTTTGAGCAGTTAGGCACTATGGTGTCAACCCCTAACGAGTATCGTACGGCATCAGGCGCTCCAGGGCCGAAGTACTGGCAGCAAAAGGCCGATTACGATATCAGCGCCACGCTTGATGATAACAAGCAGCGTTTAGATGGTGTTGAAACCATTACTTACACCAACAACTCGCCTGATCCGCTTACTTACCTGTGGCTTCAGCTGGATGAGAACGAGCATAAAAAAGATGCCGAGAGCGCCAGGTTTGACGAAAGCAAAATGCAAAGCAAAATGAGCATCCGCCAAATTCAGGCTATTATGGGCCATAATCTGGATTTGGGTAACCATATTGTAAGCGTAAAAGATGGCGCGGGTAATAACCTTACCTATACTATTAACCAAACCATGATGCGCATTGAGTTGCCAACAACGCTGGCACCCGGCGCTAAGTTTAAATTTAAAATAAACTGGTGGTATAACATCTCCGATCGTTTAACCATTGGTGGCCGTGGCGGTTACGAGTATTTCCCGGAGGATGATAACTACCTGTACACCATGACGCAATGGTATCCAAGGATGGCTGTTTACAGCGATTTTCAGGGATGGCAAAACAAGCAGTTTATTGGTCGTGGTGAGTTTGCCTTAACTTTTGGCGATTATAAAGTAAGCATGAACGTACCTGCCGATCACGTAGTTGGTGGTACCGGCCAATGCTCAAACTACGCCCAAACCCTTACCCCGGCACAGTTTAAACGCTGGACGGCCGCGCAATCGGCCTCGCAACCTACCGAGGTTGTAACGCTGGATGAGGTTAAGGATGCAATGAAAAAACACAGCACTGCCCGCAAAACCTGGACTTTCCATGCCGAAAACGTGCGCGATTTTGCATGGGTATCATCTCGCCGTATTGTTTGGGATGCCATGAGCACACAGATTGATGGTGGTAAAAAAGTGATGGCGATGTCGTACTACGGTCCGGAGGCCTATCCGCTTTACCGCAAGTATTCTACCAAGGTTGTCGCGCATACGCTTAAAACTTATTCAAAGCATACATTCCCTTATCCTTACCCGGTAGCTATTTCGGTTGAGGCATCAAACGGTATGGAATACCCGATGATCTGCTTTAACTATGGTCGTGCCGAAAAGGATGGCACTTACAGCGAGGCTACCAAAAATGGCATGATCGGTGTAATTATCCACGAGGTTGGTCACAACTTTTTCCCGATGATCGTAAACTCCGACGAGCGCCAGTGGACCTGGATGGACGAAGGCCTGAACACCTTTTGCCAATACATGGCCGAGCAGGAGTGGGATAGCCGTTATCCATCGCAGCGCGGTCCGGCGTATAAAATAGTTGATTACATGAAGATGCCGAAGGATATGCTGGAGCCTATCATGACCAACTCTGAAAACATTGTAATGTTTGGCCCCAACGCTTACGCCAAACCGGCTACAGCGCTTAACGTATTGCGCGAAACTGTAATGGGTCGCGAGCTGTTCGATTACGCATTTAAAACCTACGCGCACCGCTGGGCCTTTAAACACCCAACCCCTGCCGACTTTTTCCGCACCATGGAAGATGCATCGGCTGTTGATTTGGATTGGTTTTGGAGAGGATGGTTTTACGGAACTGATCCGGTTGATGTATCTATCGATAGCGTGAAATACTACCGTCTCAACACCAAAAACCCGGCGTTGGAAGCCGATGCCGACCGTGCGCAGTTTGATCGCAACCTCGAAAACATCAGCACCACCCGTAACAAAGAAGCCGGTACCCGTTTCGCGGTTGAGGCCGATACCGCCCTGCAGGATTTTTACAGCAAATGGGACCGTTTTGCCGCCACTCCGGCAACTACCCAAAGCTACCAGGCCATGTACAACGCCCTGAGCCCTGCCGAAAAGAAACTGTATGATAGCAAAAACTATTTTTACGAAGTAAGCTTCACTAACAAAGGCGGCCTGGTAACCCCGCTGCTTATTGAGTGGACTTACGCCGATGGCACCAAAGAACAAGAGAAAATCTCGGCCTACATCTGGCGTAAAAACGAAAATAAAATAACCAAGGTTTTCGCGAAAAGCAAGGAGGTAAAGAGCATCAAACTCGACCCATACCGCGAAACCGCCGATATTGACGAAAGCAACAACAGCTGGCCAAGAGAATATGCCCCATCAAGGTTTGAATTGTTTAAGCAACAAACCCTGCCAAGAGGCGCGACTTCAGGCGCTAATCCGATGCAGGAAGCAAGGAAAGGTGGACAGTAA
- a CDS encoding HupE/UreJ family protein produces MTDFSLYFQLGWQHICNWEGYDHILFVTVLCGTYLLADWRKVLILVTAFTVGHSITLALSVLNIVHINTSLIEFLIPVTIVFTSLANILNKKRTNTTMRLNYSLALFFGLIHGMGFSNYLKSLLGTSTNIAAQLFAFNIGLEFGQVLIVISALLISYLLIRFTRMAHRDWTMFLSSAIFGIAFIMCIERFVLIKFR; encoded by the coding sequence ATGACTGACTTTTCATTGTACTTCCAGCTGGGCTGGCAGCACATTTGCAATTGGGAGGGGTACGACCATATTTTGTTTGTTACCGTTCTGTGCGGCACGTATTTACTTGCCGACTGGCGTAAGGTGCTCATTCTGGTCACGGCCTTTACCGTGGGGCACTCTATAACGCTGGCATTAAGCGTTTTAAATATTGTGCATATCAATACGTCACTCATCGAATTCCTGATCCCGGTTACTATTGTCTTTACCAGTTTGGCGAACATCCTCAATAAAAAACGTACCAACACCACCATGCGGCTTAACTATAGCCTTGCTTTATTTTTTGGGCTGATCCATGGCATGGGCTTTTCAAACTACCTGAAAAGCTTACTGGGTACCAGCACCAATATAGCCGCGCAACTGTTTGCTTTTAACATTGGGCTGGAGTTTGGGCAGGTGTTAATTGTAATATCTGCGTTACTTATATCGTATTTACTCATCCGGTTTACCCGGATGGCCCACCGCGATTGGACAATGTTCCTTTCCTCGGCTATATTTGGAATTGCTTTTATAATGTGTATTGAAAGGTTTGTATTAATAAAATTCAGATGA
- a CDS encoding DUF6702 family protein has protein sequence MLQLLLISWLSIFHPFYVSVTEINHNAKNQSLEVSCRIFYDDLEHTIEKQYHTQIDIVHPKDKAKVGQLINDYIKKHLTIKADGKPVVLNFIGYEVQEDAAWSYFEVKGITGKPKKFEVHDDLLYTEHPEQINMMHIAVGGERKSTKLDNPDSDAVVLF, from the coding sequence ATGTTGCAATTACTTCTCATTAGCTGGCTCAGCATCTTTCACCCTTTTTATGTAAGCGTTACCGAAATTAACCACAACGCCAAAAACCAAAGCCTTGAAGTAAGCTGCCGCATTTTTTATGATGACCTGGAGCACACCATCGAAAAGCAATACCACACCCAAATTGACATTGTTCACCCAAAAGATAAAGCCAAAGTTGGCCAGCTGATTAACGATTATATCAAAAAGCACCTCACTATTAAGGCCGATGGTAAGCCGGTGGTTCTAAACTTTATAGGCTACGAGGTGCAGGAAGATGCCGCCTGGAGTTACTTTGAGGTGAAGGGCATTACCGGTAAACCTAAAAAGTTTGAGGTGCATGACGATCTGTTGTATACCGAGCACCCGGAGCAGATTAATATGATGCATATTGCCGTGGGTGGCGAGCGGAAGAGTACTAAGCTGGATAATCCGGATAGTGACGCGGTGGTGTTATTTTGA